Proteins co-encoded in one Papaver somniferum cultivar HN1 chromosome 5, ASM357369v1, whole genome shotgun sequence genomic window:
- the LOC113282457 gene encoding FKBP12-interacting protein of 37 kDa-like — MTADHMDDDDGFGGGYAENHAPITGTKRSFEDAEDEEEDIFGSKKGKTKAEATAPGVATGMILSLRESLQNCQDSLETCQTELASAKSEIQKWHSAFQNEAAIPAGTYPEPGLVLSYLQSLKSSEESYKEQLDKAKKKEAAFIVTFAKREQEIAELKSAVRDLKVQLKPPSMQARRLLLDPAIHEEFTRLKNLVEEKEKKVKELRDNIAAVNFTPQSKMGKMLMAKCRTLQEENEEIGTIASEGKIHELSMKLALQKSQNAELRSQFEGLHKHMDGLTDDVEKSNEIVLTLQQRLEDKDLEITRLKEEPYQKAQVGKGETDDQTVGEKKAVNDEVISGEAEC; from the exons ATGACTGCTGATCATATGGACGAC GATGATGGATTTGGTGGAGGTTATGCTGAAAATCATGCTCCAATAACAG GTACCAAAAGAAGTTTTGAAGATgctgaagatgaggaagaagacaTTTTTGGTTCTAAGAAG GGAAAGACCAAAGCAGAAGCAACTGCACCTGGAGTGGCTACAGGAATGATTTTGTCACTCCGTGAAAG TCTTCAGAATTGTCAGGATTCCCTTGAGACATGCCAG ACGGAACTTGCATCAGCTAAGTCAGAGATACAAAAATGGCATTCTGCGTTCCAGAATGAGGCTGCTATACCTGCTGGCACATATCCAG AGCCTGGGCTAGTTCTTAGTTATCTTCAGTCCCTGAAATCATCGGAGGAATCATACAAAGAACAG CTTGAtaaggcaaagaagaaggaagCAGCATTTATTGTTACATTTGCCAAACGGGAGCAGGAGATCGCAGAATTGAAG TCTGCCGTTCGGGATCTCAAAGTGCAACTGAAGCCACCATCAATGCAG GCGAGGAGGTTATTACTTGATCCAGCTATTCATGAGGAGTTTACCCGTTTAAAG AATTTGGtcgaggagaaggagaagaaagtgaAAGAGTTGCGGGATAATATTGCTGCAGTCAATTTTACTCCACAAAGCAAGATGGGAAAGATGCTAATGGCTAAATGTAGGACCTTGCAGGAGGAAAATGAGGAGATTGGAACAATTGCTTCAGAAGGAAAG ATTCATGAGTTGTCAATGAAACTTGCATTGCAAAAGTCACAGAATGCAGAACTCAGAAGTCAATTTGAAG GATTGCATAAACACATGGATGGACTGACCGATGATGTGGAAAAATCAAATGAAATC GTACTAACTTTACAACAAAGATTAGAAGATAAGGATTTGGAGATCACAAGGCTGAAGGAGGAACCGTACCAAAAGGCACAAGTGGGGAAAGGGGAAACCGATGATCAGACTGTAGGCGAGAAGAAGGCAGTGAATGATGAGGTGATTTCTGGGGAAGCTGAGTGCTGA